The sequence aattatattagaacataagcaagctagcaagggaaaaatataaataaaccacacaaaaacaaattataataactaaaaaagtactaataactaaaactaaataaaaacttaaacctTATTAAGAGCATGATAAATAAAGTTACGGTAGGTTGGAAGattgttgtaaaaaatattaatatttttatcaatgttagtaattaaGTTGAAAGAGCGATACCCTATTCACTGGACCATTAAAAGTAGCAGATAAGTGAGCCGTGGGTACGTATGGAAGACTCTTTGTTCTAGTGACTCTAGggttacaaaaaattaacagaaaGTAATCTTTCTAGCTTGAAAATAACTTCtaataatttagtaataataattgaatgacGAAATTATTCTAAGAGAAAAATCATTGCTTATTACCTACTTAGAGGTGATGGCAACATACCGGTTCACTGACGATTCTGAGGTAACAATTAATTCCAATGTTTCCTATTTTCtcggttaaaaatataatttattctataAGAATTACATCATAAGATTACATATAACTTTAATAGTGAAAGTTATAATCCTAAGTCAGTTTTATAGTAAAACTTACGGGTGATGGTCTTTTAAACATTCAGTTACTAAGTAAATCATGGAGAAAACCtcatttttctttttgctTCTGGTATCATGTGGTGAGttgtattctatttattaaagttatagtagaaaaatacGCACGGATTACGGCAAGAGAATGCTGACATTTGACTAGAAACTATTAAACAGCCtgcgtaaataaaatattataatagattCGAGTGTCACTTATTATGATGTGTATTCgtgtaatatttatgtttaatttttttaacagaaaTAAAGAACAGATACATCAATGTAGTATAAATCTTTACCTTTAAAGTTAccttctttaaatattttaatttccttaaaataaaaaatgaatgaaTAAATCAATGAAATGTAAATTAGAAGTGTTAGTGAAACACATGCTTACTTGTGATAAGAGTTTTAACGCACTgacaaagttaaaaatatgaattagttggtacaaatttgtttatttataatgtagaAGTGACCGATTTGGAtcgtttttatatagaatctgtaaatatctaaataaaagttggacaatatatttattagggCAAAGGGGTCTTGTCGTTTCGCTGTTGACAAGGAGAGCTGTAATGAATGCTTTAAAACTTTGGCTAACTATTCAAGAGATccctatatttatattaaatatatattatttatttaaataaaaagaaaattaatttcaatttaatattttattctatataaataatacgcATCACTATAAATGTACATAATGTgtagaaattaattaagagCGAAGTAAGATGAGCTGAATAAGCCTCTTTCTGGAAGCATATGCGTTTGCTCAGCCAACtttaatcaaaatcaaaaaatctaattttagaCAATAATTGAGGGAAGTAGCTTACAATCACATCCAAAATTagtatgattaaataattgaagaTACTAATTTCACTGATATCAAAGAGTGAGTTCAGTTTGggtttattatcatttaaacaaagttatttgtttttaggaAGCGCTTCCATTATTGTACCTCAGGAGATATCAACTTTAATagactttatattaaaatttttaccacCCTtcaaaaaaggtatttatgaTTCTTTTGTTTAACGTTAATTAGGTTTTTGCTATATttattccacaactgagcgatttaatgcagtttttgccgtgcacccactgaagtattttcgaaccaattcgatttagggtccCTCAACAAAAGAGTGTAACAAgatttaaaaggccggcaacggacTCGCGAAACCTCTGGCattgggcggcggtattacttaacattagataaggctcctgcccgtttgccgttctataaaaaaaatattctaaacggcttaattaaattttgcgCGGCATTTTCGTTATATACACatgtaaatgtattaaaaaatctttctaCTGTTAGTAAATATATGTACTGTAGTCTAGGTAGTAGAAAAATCGCAATTATTACagattattatcaattattatagattattttaatgatgatACATTTGTTAATTACTACAGACTTCTATAAAACTTCTAAGGGtctgttatatttaataccgAGTTTCATTGTAGCAACAGAAGAATCGCGTATTGGTTTCGGCTTTGCATATGGCAACCACGCGGATTTTCAAACAGTTGTACAGTTTGGCCCTGATAAGGAGAAAAAGGAtggtaaatatttatctataaatacattatcGTTAAAGATTCTTAAACTGAGAAAAAATGTTCATTGTAATAACAGACTCTGTATAAAGCTCCTGAATGCTCTTGTGTGGACACATTTAAACGTCTATTTcattgacatttaaaaaaaaaaaatgggatatttttataaagattttagaAGATATACATGTTCATTAATTATTAGGGACGTCCCTTCGGTAAAttcgttttctttttaaatgttttcaatTTGCAGATTTTTCAACAACGAAGAGACGAGCGACCGATGaggtaaaaaaaagaaaatcactTAAACTTGCATCCAGGGAAACATCTATAAAGCGTTAAATTGAGAAGTATCATGTATCtgttttgtatgtaaatatatactttgttcataaatatttttcaatatattacacttattttttgtttatatttataataggaTTGAATTTCTCTCTGAATTGAAAGCTTTCTTTAATGAATGTCCCCTTAGTACAAAGACAAGAATACACAAAACCATTATGTAGGTGGTACCACAAGACTCCACCTTTACcgaaaattaactttaaaaaatcaaaccgGGCGTGGCGTTACCCGCCAAATTACGCACGGTGTAACTAACTAAAAACTCAATATAGTCTGTATTCTATTGGCATAAGGTTTGAGATTGGATACGAGGCATTTGGACATGTCGAAAATAATTCGTACCGGTTGCGAGCAATTGTTGGTAATTAGGTACGTTTTGTTTCTCCGtggtatttcttttttgatgaTCGAGTACTTTCTGGGACAGATATTTTGATGTGCAAGGAAGTATGAATTACAGAaaaggtaatttattttattactcgATTTCAACGTTTATTAGAGGGTAATGTTTTCCCAACATTGTGTTGGAGAAAGGTATGACTTCTTTATACTATGTCTAAGGTCTAGATCTATTATAATGTTTTGCTTATTTCGactaaaagaataaaaaacgaataactatttttttttaataattataagtaacaGTCATATActatgataaatttaaatcttacttaaattttcaaaaattttaagagagtgatttaacattaaacaatatCTTAGAAAAAAGCAATACCTCTAGTAGGTTAATTTCTTCATTATTTATTCCCTATTCTATTCATAGAAAATGCCACCTCCAAACTATCACCATCCGCGTCTCAGTTATGACGTGTTTAAGCGAGGCGAAATATTTGAGATGGTTTTTCGTTTATggcaagaaaatatttttttgcgtgggcaatgttaaatgcattttttgtCAGTATACTGTTGTACGCGGGGCAGGAATGTCGTCCGCGGTGGCCacattaagtattattatgataatgaTGGTTCATTTTAAAGATgacaattaaaatgtttgggATAGGATCTGATAGGCCATCTTGTTAATTCTGCTAACAATGTATTGGTTTTCATTCAGAAAGTTCAGGGACACTATTGATTGGCTTTCACCAAACCAAACCTTTCATTCTTATTAGTCTTACTTTAACTTATGCATAAACCATAAATGGTGTTAAAAGTACCTATAGGactctttttaaaaaaaatgtgcaactaagaaaaaaattaaatctgtaatattaaaatgaccGCTAAAAACTGAATGAATATCATTAACGCTTTCTCTTCTAGcttcttcttctttcttctCTTATTCTTCTTTCTTatcttctttttcttctttaaattCTTCTTTATTAACCGGTTTGTTCCTGAGAACCGGCATATCGAAGCTTTGACTTTGAAACCTACGTTTTTGACTGGAGCCAGATTTCGCGCTAAGACTCGACTCTGAATCCTACCCGTTAGACCCAAAACGCCATGATCAAGACAGATCTTCAATGTCTATGAAAAGCATCAATGAAACAATAAGTAATGTGTCTGACCTGTAGCTagctgaattatttttaaaaatctaataaaataaactcggtaacttattattgtatttaaattttgttcgaTAAAGTATTGATTAGCCGTTATGTATTGACAGGGTCAAGTAACCACGGTTTCATGAACTAGTTCATTTTCCCGGCTTCACCTGGATTTGCGGTTTAAGCGTGGCCTACGTTACTTTATTACTACTTaaccaaacatttttttttatccaaCTAAACATctcaacaaattaaatatttaaaaaaataactggagcgatttcaataaattgcaAACTTCTACAATGAGTATCATAAAATCATACACTTACTGGTCGAAGATGCTCCTTTTAGGTTGAAGGAACAGTTTCCGTCCACCAAATATCTACTCATTTTGTAAAGATACAATAAAACAACCAAAAGTAACCACGGGAATAACGAACACAAAAATCCCACAACTTCTTTATATTAgtgttaataattacaaattaattatcattaaagcAATCCTAATTATACGCCTTCATCGTAAATTAATTACAGACGCATTATTTGTACAAATTATTACATCATTAAGATTTCTTCAAATGTACCGAAAAATAAGAGTTAATTTATTCCAAAAAAACAATCCTTTGCTTGGCGAAACCACTTTCAAAATCCACCTTTTCTTAAATAGCCTACAGCTAGTGTTAGTTAGTctgtgtttttaattactttttattattctgtGCTTGACAAGCTGTCAAGTTTTCGCTCCTGGATGTCGTCATTGCGCTCATAAATAGACAATATttcagctaggtgaggggtaccgggttcgattcccggttcgagggcaagttttaatttaatttaaatttgttctcggcctttggaaaggttgtgcggtaccgggagagtgcctaaaccgtacatggaggacatgatcgaatttctaaggcaaaaagcacgaatgataaaaatctcatacttgacgctggctaatgcacaaaccgtgccagagccatttaaaaaaattagacaatattggtgcacaaccggaGTTTGAATGCATTTACGCGccataaatcaataatttaatatttacccTTATCACTCTACTTAGTAAATAAAGAaacgtttaattattaattgaacaGATAGACGaattataagtatgtatgaaaaataaatcaatggcgctacaacttatataggtctgggcctcatatttaTGTAGTCGTTTCATATTcgtttgttaatctaatagacaaataagtgatcagcctcctgtgcctgacacacgccgtcgactt is a genomic window of Pieris napi chromosome 13, ilPieNapi1.2, whole genome shotgun sequence containing:
- the LOC125055533 gene encoding uncharacterized protein LOC125055533; this translates as MEKTSFFFLLLVSCGSASIIVPQEISTLIDFILKFLPPFKKATEESRIGFGFAYGNHADFQTVVQFGPDKEKKDDFSTTKRRATDEVKKRKSLKLASRETSIKR